The Ovis aries strain OAR_USU_Benz2616 breed Rambouillet chromosome 2, ARS-UI_Ramb_v3.0, whole genome shotgun sequence nucleotide sequence TTAGAACCAAATAATCTGAAAGCATGTCAGGGGAACCACACAAAAGTCGTGTGCTGATGGGTGGGAGGGCAAGAATTCACTGGGCTGTTTCCAGGAGACTCGGATTCTTGGTTTCAGAGTTCCTCAGCTGGTCACTCAGGGTGCCTGAACAGCTCACCTCCCACAGAGTGTATTTTAGTATCTCAGCCACTGAGGCCCGGAAGCGCGCTTGGAACTTCTTACTAATCAGGACGTAAAGGATGGGGTTCAAGCAACTATTGAGGAACGCCAGGCCAGTGGAGAGGGGGATGCCAGCCTGTAGCACTTGGTGGAAATAGCTATTCTGGTGAATCGTGAGTTCCCAAATGCTAAACAGGTGATAAGGAGTCCAGCAAATCAGAAAGGCCATGACCACAGCCAGGATGGTCCAGAAGTGCTTACTGTAGATCAGGATGCTTCGCTTCTTCACCTTGAAGATGAGGCACAAGTAGCAAATGCTCATTGTTAGCAGAGGGAGGAGGTACCCAACAATAACTTTCACCCAGGTCAGAACATGATGCCTCATCAATCTGAGGTCCACATCATGCTCATGGAAGTTGTTATAGCAAAGAGTGTGGTTATTCAACTCCAGAGTGTCCCGGAAGTACAGAGCTGGCCCACCCATTAGTGAAGCCAAAAGCCAAACAACTATAATAACAATCAGAGAGTTCCTGAGGGTACGGTACCGATGAGATAAGACAGGGCGGATCAAGTAGATATAGCGGTCCAGGCTTATTACCATCAGGAAGAAGACACTGGCAAACATGTTCAACTGGGCAATGAAGGAATTGGCCTTGCACAGCCAGATGCCGAAGGGCCAGTGAAAATTCATGGCCACATATGAGATGTACAGaggtaggaagagaagaaaaatgaaatctgcGATGGCTAGATTGAGGAACCACAGAGTGGTGACTGTCTTCTTCCACTTGAATCCCGTGAACCAAATGACAGTGGCATTTCCTGGAATGCCCAGGACAAATGCCAAACAGCACAACACCAAGGAGACCCAGTGAATGGCTCCCAGGTGTGCTTTCTCCTCTGAATCAGTCTCTGGGGAGTAATATTCCAGGGCATAGGAGTAGTTCTCAAAGTCTTCAAATAATGTCTCCTCTAGATCTTCCATGGTCTTGCAGAATAAACAAATCTATGgaagcaaatttaaaaagaaagaaaacaacttaaaaattttatttatagaaaacaacttataaaagaaaaaatgtttagtAAATAATAAAGGACATAAGGATAAAAATACTTTATCTTAATAGGCACTAATAACAATTTAGGGACAAAAGGGAGACATAACTATAGAAGCAGAGATTTTGTATGACCCCCGCCTcttacagtaatggaaataaaaacaaaagtaaacaagtgggacctgattaaacttaaaagcttttgcatagcaaaggaaactataggcaagatgaaaagacaaccctcagaatgggagaaaataacagcaaaagaaacaactgaccaaggattaatttccaaaatatacaagcagctcatacaactcaataccagaaaaataacccaatcaaaaagtgggaaaaagacctaaacagacatttctcccaagaagacatacagatggctaataaacacatgaaaagatgctcaacatcactcattactagagaaatgcaaatcaaaactacagtgagctatcacctcacactggtcagaatgggcatcatcaaaaagtctacaaacaataaatgctgaagagggtatggagaaaagggaatgctcttgcaccaTTG carries:
- the CMKLR2 gene encoding chemerin-like receptor 2 — translated: MEDLEETLFEDFENYSYALEYYSPETDSEEKAHLGAIHWVSLVLCCLAFVLGIPGNATVIWFTGFKWKKTVTTLWFLNLAIADFIFLLFLPLYISYVAMNFHWPFGIWLCKANSFIAQLNMFASVFFLMVISLDRYIYLIRPVLSHRYRTLRNSLIVIIVVWLLASLMGGPALYFRDTLELNNHTLCYNNFHEHDVDLRLMRHHVLTWVKVIVGYLLPLLTMSICYLCLIFKVKKRSILIYSKHFWTILAVVMAFLICWTPYHLFSIWELTIHQNSYFHQVLQAGIPLSTGLAFLNSCLNPILYVLISKKFQARFRASVAEILKYTLWEVSCSGTLSDQLRNSETKNPSLLETAQ